In Carassius gibelio isolate Cgi1373 ecotype wild population from Czech Republic chromosome B4, carGib1.2-hapl.c, whole genome shotgun sequence, one DNA window encodes the following:
- the LOC127956264 gene encoding protein ripply2-like has product MEKVPFTHGFSSETSATRPWRPWIHRNNASKPYERASSEQLLKAPEVTHPVKLFWPRSRCFDYLYLDAEVLLRSYPVQATICLCEDSESEDEEEDEEHEKNLS; this is encoded by the exons ATGGAGAAAGTCCCCTTCACGCACGGATTCAGCTCTGAAACCAGCGCGACGCGACCCTGGAGACCCTGGATCCACAGAAACAACGCTTCGAAG CCTTATGAGAGAGCATCATCTGAGCAGCTCCTGAAAGCGCCTGAGGTCACACACCCCGTCAA GTTGTTCTGGCCCAGATCTCGCTGTTTCGATTACCTGTACCTGGACGCCGAGGTCCTCCTGCGCAGTTATCCGGTTCAGGCCActatctgtctgtgtgaggaCTCAGAGagcgaggatgaggaggaggatgaagagcaCGAGAAGAACCTCAGCTGA